In Aquimarina spinulae, a single window of DNA contains:
- a CDS encoding nucleoside deaminase: protein MLDPLDDSYFMKKALQEAELAYEKNEVPVGAVIVIEDRIIARAHNLTELLNDVTAHAEMQAITAAANFLGGKYLKECTLYVTLEPCQMCAGALYWSQIKKIVYGAVDERRGCAAMGTKLHPKTEIIGGILEEECRELMTRFFIEKRNLN from the coding sequence TCAGGAAGCAGAATTGGCGTATGAGAAGAATGAAGTTCCGGTAGGAGCGGTTATTGTAATTGAAGATCGAATTATAGCCAGAGCTCATAACCTTACAGAATTATTAAATGATGTTACGGCTCACGCCGAAATGCAGGCAATAACAGCAGCAGCAAATTTTTTAGGAGGCAAATATCTTAAAGAATGTACATTATATGTAACCCTAGAGCCTTGCCAGATGTGTGCTGGAGCTTTATATTGGAGTCAGATTAAAAAAATAGTTTATGGTGCAGTTGATGAACGAAGAGGGTGTGCTGCAATGGGAACAAAACTTCACCCAAAGACTGAAATTATAGGCGGTATTTTAGAAGAAGAATGTAGAGAATTGATGACTCGGTTTTTTATTGAAAAACGAAACCTTAACTAA
- a CDS encoding cold-shock protein, with translation MEGTVKFFNESKGYGFITNDETGKDIFVHASGIDGEALNEGDKVEYNEEEGRKGLTAANVRIIHG, from the coding sequence ATGGAAGGAACAGTAAAATTTTTTAACGAATCAAAAGGTTACGGATTTATTACCAACGACGAAACAGGAAAAGACATTTTTGTTCATGCTTCAGGAATTGATGGCGAAGCATTAAATGAAGGTGACAAAGTAGAGTATAATGAAGAAGAAGGAAGAAAAGGGCTTACTGCAGCTAATGTGCGTATCATTCACGGATAG
- a CDS encoding chloride channel protein has translation MSPQKKKTLLYKVLKWRYRHISDKTFILILSILVGFTAGLVSLLLKNITHLIQVVLESDIISWQASFYFIIPIIGLLIVYIFTKYIFKRDVKSAIPLILHSLSKKNGVIRPIHGYLPLILAPITVGFGGSVGLLGPAISSGSALSSSFSTLFHVNRKTRVLLIGCASAGAISAVFKSPLAGLVFAVEVFSLDLTLTSLLPLLFASVSSIITSYFFLGDEVLFRFNVLEKFDIYDTPFYIILGIGTAFASIYFTKMYFGILHFFDRFSKKIHRLLIGGLAIGIMLYFIPPLYGEGLGFINGLLHGDHLTAIGKTPFDAMTSNIWIVIALLTGITIFKAVAMTATFAAGGSGGIFIPTMVMGSALGNVVSKVINNLGMGFHVSEANFTLLGMAGLIAGVLHAPLTSIFLIAEITSSYELFVPLMITTSISFIISKNKIEHNIYTRELAKQGHLLTHDKDQTVLTLMNLEDCIETNFIPVKPNYTLKQLLSEAVAKSNRNLFPVTNESDHLIGMVSLDDIRDIMFDITLYHKITVDTLMIQTSVAIIYEHDNAKTVMKKFQDTGAWNLPVIKNGKYFGFISKSKLLTAYRRKLINFTR, from the coding sequence ATGTCTCCCCAAAAGAAAAAGACGCTACTTTATAAGGTACTGAAATGGAGATATCGCCATATTTCTGATAAGACCTTTATTCTTATTCTTAGCATTCTTGTCGGGTTTACAGCAGGTCTTGTTTCTTTATTACTAAAAAATATTACCCATCTAATTCAGGTTGTTTTAGAAAGTGATATCATTTCGTGGCAAGCTTCTTTTTATTTTATTATCCCAATAATAGGTCTACTAATTGTTTATATATTCACAAAATATATATTTAAAAGAGACGTAAAATCAGCTATCCCACTTATTTTACATTCGCTTTCCAAAAAAAATGGGGTTATACGACCTATTCATGGGTATTTACCTCTCATTTTAGCACCAATCACAGTGGGTTTTGGTGGTTCGGTAGGACTTTTGGGCCCGGCAATTAGTTCTGGATCAGCATTAAGTTCTAGTTTTAGTACTTTATTTCATGTTAATCGAAAAACCAGAGTATTACTTATCGGTTGTGCATCTGCTGGTGCTATTTCTGCTGTATTTAAATCTCCTCTGGCAGGGTTAGTTTTTGCAGTAGAAGTATTTAGTTTAGATCTCACATTAACGTCTCTACTACCATTACTTTTTGCTTCGGTATCATCAATAATTACCTCCTATTTTTTTTTAGGCGACGAAGTCTTATTTAGATTTAATGTTTTAGAAAAATTTGATATCTACGACACTCCCTTTTACATTATTTTAGGAATCGGAACCGCATTTGCTTCTATATACTTTACTAAGATGTATTTTGGAATATTACATTTTTTTGATCGGTTTTCTAAAAAGATTCATAGGTTATTAATTGGTGGGCTTGCTATCGGAATCATGTTATATTTTATCCCCCCACTCTATGGTGAAGGTCTTGGCTTTATAAATGGTTTATTACACGGTGATCATCTAACTGCTATTGGCAAAACTCCTTTTGACGCTATGACTAGTAACATATGGATTGTCATAGCTTTATTAACAGGTATTACCATTTTTAAGGCGGTTGCCATGACCGCTACTTTTGCTGCAGGAGGTTCTGGAGGAATATTCATCCCAACAATGGTGATGGGTAGTGCATTGGGCAATGTAGTATCTAAAGTAATTAATAATCTAGGAATGGGGTTTCATGTTTCTGAAGCCAATTTTACATTACTAGGAATGGCTGGGCTTATTGCCGGGGTATTACATGCTCCTCTTACCTCTATATTTCTTATTGCAGAAATCACCTCTAGTTATGAGTTATTTGTTCCTTTAATGATTACTACTTCAATATCATTTATAATTTCAAAAAATAAAATAGAACATAATATTTACACCCGAGAACTTGCAAAACAAGGTCATTTATTGACCCATGATAAGGATCAAACCGTTTTGACTCTAATGAATCTCGAAGACTGTATAGAAACTAATTTTATTCCCGTAAAACCAAATTACACCCTAAAACAACTTCTAAGTGAAGCTGTAGCAAAATCAAACAGAAATCTATTTCCTGTTACTAACGAATCTGATCATCTCATAGGAATGGTTTCATTAGATGATATTAGAGATATTATGTTTGATATTACCTTATATCACAAAATAACAGTTGATACCTTGATGATTCAAACCTCGGTTGCAATAATTTATGAGCATGACAATGCAAAAACAGTAATGAAAAAATTTCAGGATACCGGAGCCTGGAATTTACCTGTGATTAAAAATGGTAAGTATTTTGGCTTTATTTCAAAATCAAAACTTCTTACTGCATATCGTAGAAAGTTGATTAATTTTACACGATAA